From Quercus robur chromosome 8, dhQueRobu3.1, whole genome shotgun sequence:
CAATTGTACTCAACTAAGAGTGCTGGATCTCAGTTCTAATTCCTTTACAGGGAAGGTTCCAGCTGAGTTCTGCTCCTCCAAAGCCTCATCAGCTCTGGAAAGGCTACTTCTAGCTGACAATTACCTGTCTGGGACAGTGCCTTCGGAGCTTGCCAACTGCAAGAGCCTGAGGACAATTGATCTTAGTTTCAACAACCTGATTGGCACAATTCCCTTGGAAATTTGGAAGTTACCAAATCTTTCTGACATGGTTATGTGGGCAAACAACCTTACTGGGGAAATACCAGAAGGCATTTGTGTAGATGGAGGAAACTTAGAGTCACTGATCctcaacaacaattttattACTGGAACTATACCACAGTCAATTGGCAAGTGCACAAACATGATATGGGTGTCACTTGCTAGCAACAAGCTCACTGGAAATATCCCTGCTGGTATTGGGAATCTCCTGAACCTCGCTATCCTCCAATTGGGTAACAATTCACTTACCGGACAGATCCCACCAGAGCTTGGCAAGTGCGAGAGCCTCATTTGGCTTGATTTAAACAGCAATGACTTTTATGGTGCTATCCCATCTGAGCTTGCCAATCAAGCTGGCCTTGTCATTGCTGGAAGGGTCTCTGGGAAGCAGTTTGTATTTGTGAGAAATGAGGGTGGAACAGCTTGCAGGGGTGCTGGAGGACTAGTTGAATTTGAGGGAATCAGAGAAGGGAGGCTGGAAAGTTTTCCTATGGTTCACTCTTGCTCATCAACCAGAATCTACTCTGGCAGGACAGTTTATACATTCCCCAGCAATGGCAGTATGATCTATCTTGATCTAGCTTACAATTCCTTGTCTGGAACCATTCCCCAAGACTTAGGTTCAATGAACTTCTTGCAAGTCCTGAATTTGGGACATAACAGTCTAAGTGGAAACATTCCTGACAGCTTTGGAGGTCTTAAGTTGATTGGAGTTCTGGATGTCTCACACAATTATCTTCAAGGATACATTCCAGGGTCCTTAGGGACACTCTCTTTTCTTAGTGACCTTGATGTGTCTAATAACAACCTCACTGGCCTCATCCCTTCTGGAGGGCAGCTGACCACTTTCCCAGCGTCCAGATATGAGAACAATTCCGGCCTTTGTGGGGTACCCTTGCCCCCTTGTGTCTCTCAAAGCCACTCTGCAGGTTACTCAACTCAGGGGAAGAAGCAGTCAATGGAAGCTGGGATGATCATTGGCATCACATTCTTCCTCTCTTGTATCCTCGGACTTACTTTTGCTCTTTATCGGGTGAAGAAATACCAGCTCAAGGAAGAACAAAGAGAGAAATACATTGATAGTCTTCCAACTTCAGGTAGTAGCAGCTGGAAACTTTCCAGTGTTCCTGAACCCCTTAGTATCAATGTTGCTACATTTGAAAAACCTCTGCGGAAGTTGACCTTCGCTCATCTACTCGAAGCTACAAATGGTTTCAGTGCTGACAGCTTAATTGGTTCTGGAGGTTTTGGTGAGGTCTACAAAGCTCAATTGGGAGATGGCTGTGTTGTTGCAATTAAGAAGCTTATTCATGTAACTGGTCAGGGAGATAGGGAGTTTATGGCAGAGATGGAAACTATTGGGAAGATCAAGCACCGAAACCTTGTTCCGTTGATGGGTTACTGTAAGATTGGAGAGGAGAGGCTTCTTGTGTATGAGTACATGAAATGGGGGAGTCTGGAGGCTGTTCTTCATGACAGGAATAAAGGCGGGGGCTCAAAGCTTGATTGGACAGCTAGAAAGAAGATTGCTGTAGGGGCTGCAAGAGGTCTAGCATTCCTTCACCATAGCTGCATACCTCACATTATACACCGGGACATGAAGTCTAGTAATGTTCTTCTAGATGAGAATTTTGAAGCCAGAGTTTCTGATTTTGGCATGGCAAGGCTGGTGAATGCCCTTGACACTCATCTCAGTGTGAGCACCCTTGCAGGAACTCCAGGTTATGTGCCCCCCGAGTACTACCAAAGTTTCAGGTGCACAGCAAAAGGAGATGTCTACAGTTATGGTGTCATACTGCTAGAGCTTATATCGGGCAAGAAGCCAATAGACCCTTCCCAGTTTGGTGATGACAACAACCTTGTTGGATGGGCAAAGCAGCTTCAGAGGGAGAAGAGAAGCAATGAGATACTTGACCTGGAGTTGATGACAGAGAAATCTGGTGAGGCTGAATTATTCCAGTATCTGAGGATTGCCTTTGAATGCCTAGATGATAGGCCATTCCGTCGGCCAACCATGATTCAGGTGATGGCAATGTTTAAAGAGCTTCAGGTTGATACAGAAAATGATAGTATCGATGACTTCTCATTGAAAGACACTGCTATTGATGAATCACGAGAAAAAGAACCTTAGTTCATAGCACTCATCCCTAATTGGACTTAAAAGACGTTTCTTGCAAGCCTGAATCTGGCTGGGCCATGGCTACGCAGATGTGGTAACAATGATGTAAACCTCTGAAATTGGAGTTGAATTTAATTCTTGTCCACTGTATATAATAGAACACTGGATGAGATAGAGTGGAAGAAAACTTAGGGAGAACAAAGTAATGGAGTCTTTCATGGTAGCTTATTTTTTGTTCCCTTTCGTCATCACATCTGTTACTAAAGACTTCAAATCTTTGTTCCTTCGCCTTTGCTTTCTTCTCCCTGTCACAGTTTTGGTATCTGATGTGCTGCAGTTTGTCTTAATTTccaattattgttgtttatagAAAGCTGGAATTTTAGAAGAAAGTTTTGTAAAGTTGTAGCATTAGCATTATTGGGAAATTGAAATCGTATTTGAGCcatttgtattttgtttgtcTTACGATTGTGTAATTCTggtaattattgaatttgacAAAAAGGTTTTCGCAATTGTCTCTGGATTTGATTCACAAGTTTGTATCTTTTTCAATTGGCAATTGTAACCTCCTCTCTAACTATTTGCTgtttaatcttttcttttccaaaaccaACATGAAACTTTCAAGCACTCCAAAGCATTGAATTAAATTTCTGATCTTGCTTGTGAGGCCTCTGGGATGGATTTCGTACATCAAGCTATGGGTTAGTTAGGACATGAATTAACTGAAACTACTGCTTTTGTGTGACTGTGTCCTTGTGTGTGTAACAGAAACTGTGAATGTTTATGAATTTCAATGTTAGCGTTGGAATCCCAAAGGAAAAGGAGTTACATGGCTGAAGAAAAGTGGCGGGTTTTAAGAGAGTTCAGGCCTTGCAATGTCACCTCCCTCACTCTGCACTTCATGGTTTCTTTTATCTTTAGGACCTGCACAATTGGCCACC
This genomic window contains:
- the LOC126694064 gene encoding receptor-like protein kinase BRI1-like 3, with translation MKREWNWRVSISSGQGIMGWLLLLVFHLVIMTSGSGARELAQKQQSNDVVGLLMAFKQSVDSDPKGFLADWHDDSSSPCSWKAISCSLDGQVVALNLSYAGLIGGLNLPFLTAVSTLQRLYLQGNSFSAANLTTSSCSSLQTLDLSSNNFSDPLPGPSFLLSCNHLSYLNLSRNSIPGGTLHVPSSLLHLDLSRNRISDSSLLSYSLSSCQNLVSLNFSDNKLTGSLSSTLKTCKNLSFIDLSNNLLSGSIPSSFLADSPASLYHVDLSYNNFSGNLSSLDFGMCPNLASLFLAHNILSGSDFPMSLGHCQLLETLDLSHNMLQSKIPGVLLASLKNLKLLALANNQFSGEIPSELGQLCGGIRELDLSVNKLSGGLPSTFAKCSSLSSLNLGNNQLSGDFLTTVVSTLQNLRYLFVPFNNITGPVPLSLTNCTQLRVLDLSSNSFTGKVPAEFCSSKASSALERLLLADNYLSGTVPSELANCKSLRTIDLSFNNLIGTIPLEIWKLPNLSDMVMWANNLTGEIPEGICVDGGNLESLILNNNFITGTIPQSIGKCTNMIWVSLASNKLTGNIPAGIGNLLNLAILQLGNNSLTGQIPPELGKCESLIWLDLNSNDFYGAIPSELANQAGLVIAGRVSGKQFVFVRNEGGTACRGAGGLVEFEGIREGRLESFPMVHSCSSTRIYSGRTVYTFPSNGSMIYLDLAYNSLSGTIPQDLGSMNFLQVLNLGHNSLSGNIPDSFGGLKLIGVLDVSHNYLQGYIPGSLGTLSFLSDLDVSNNNLTGLIPSGGQLTTFPASRYENNSGLCGVPLPPCVSQSHSAGYSTQGKKQSMEAGMIIGITFFLSCILGLTFALYRVKKYQLKEEQREKYIDSLPTSGSSSWKLSSVPEPLSINVATFEKPLRKLTFAHLLEATNGFSADSLIGSGGFGEVYKAQLGDGCVVAIKKLIHVTGQGDREFMAEMETIGKIKHRNLVPLMGYCKIGEERLLVYEYMKWGSLEAVLHDRNKGGGSKLDWTARKKIAVGAARGLAFLHHSCIPHIIHRDMKSSNVLLDENFEARVSDFGMARLVNALDTHLSVSTLAGTPGYVPPEYYQSFRCTAKGDVYSYGVILLELISGKKPIDPSQFGDDNNLVGWAKQLQREKRSNEILDLELMTEKSGEAELFQYLRIAFECLDDRPFRRPTMIQVMAMFKELQVDTENDSIDDFSLKDTAIDESREKEP